Part of the Flavobacterium alkalisoli genome is shown below.
GTATCCCTGTAATATTTGTACAGGTTATAGAAATCGGTAAGGAAAGTCTCATCGGCAATAAGCTCAAGCCCCTGCTTAATAAACTCGCCGTCCTCATAACTGTAGATACTGAATACGTCTTCGGTCTTGATATCAGTACGCAACCCAAAGTGCACATTGTAACCAAAAATACATTTATCGCCAATGGTTACTATATCGCTGGGGATACAGCTGTTATCGGTAATAATCCTGTTGTTGGCTATAAGTTTAGTTTCTATGCTGCCAAAAACCTCTTTTCGTGCCTCATTAAGTTTGTGCAGCCTGCCCAAAAGATCGTTCTTTTGGGTTTCAAGGCGGCTGCGTATAATTTCATATGTACCGCCTTCCAGTGTGCTCATGGTTGGTTGTTTTTTATTTATTATATAACCGGATAGGTTTAATTTGCTGGTTTCTTTTCAAGTTCAATAGTTTTTTCTTCTCCCGAAGATATTTCTACCTCCCCTGATGTATATCCTGCTTTTTCAATTATTACTTTCATTGGTGGACATCCAAACATTCCGCCTGATATACCTGAAAGTTCAAATTTGCCTAATGAATCGGTTTGTTTTTTATTGTAAGGTTTGTTTTTATTATACACCACAACATTCTTCAAAGGCTTTTTAGTTTCCTTGTCTATAACGATACCTTCTGCAACCTGATAACAGTCGCATGAAATAGTAATACATGTTATAAAAGCCAGCATTATTATTTTTTTCATAGTCTTTGAAAAAAGAAGGGTAATTCCCCGCACAGTGGCAGCTGCGCGGAGAAAAAATATAAAAAATCAAATAAAACTTATCCCAGTTTTTTGTCAGAAAGGCCAAGGTTTCCTGCCATATCCATAAGGTTAGAGAACAGGCCTTTTTCACCGTCATCGCTACTGCGTTTCTGCAGTTCCATAAGCAGGCCGGCTACCGTAAGGTTTTTAATATCTTCCGATGTAATGCCGTACTTATCTGCAAAGCCTTTAATCCTCTCTAAAAGATTTTCCTTTCCTTCGCTGCCGTCACCCAGTACCGCATCTTTAATATCGGTAATGTTTTCTGAATGATTTACCAGCCTGTCAAACCCTTTAGCCTTAGTTATCTGTCCAACAATCTGATCAAAGAACATGGTCTCACCACCCACAATATCAATCTTAG
Proteins encoded:
- a CDS encoding carboxypeptidase-like regulatory domain-containing protein, producing the protein MKKIIMLAFITCITISCDCYQVAEGIVIDKETKKPLKNVVVYNKNKPYNKKQTDSLGKFELSGISGGMFGCPPMKVIIEKAGYTSGEVEISSGEEKTIELEKKPAN